A single genomic interval of Corylus avellana chromosome ca10, CavTom2PMs-1.0 harbors:
- the LOC132164303 gene encoding cytochrome P450 CYP94D108-like: protein MLELNSSISSNPLLSLSLCFFIPVLFIIIFSFLSNKSQSSPSKTPCPQSYPIIGNLVGLLRNRHRLHDWVTDMLSQTPSSTFQVRNFLDLSHGVCTANPANVDHFLHSNFQNYIKGSRFHDVLSELLGDGIFNVDAPLWTLQRKIASHEFKTNSLKHFISDTVASEISTRLIPFLSAASDGDNRVVDLQDVLQRFGFDNICHVAFGVNPACLVSDNMHQNTPSSDFAKAFDDAVEISSSRFLSPLPLLWKLKRFLNIGSEKRYKEAIEVISRYAMDIIRSKEQDQEGDQDLLSRFMFSSLSMEFQDEEHKRKFLRDIVISFILAGRDTTSTALTWFFWLISGHPRCASLIHAELSAVALAPAKEPRIFSYDELKKLHYLHAALSETMRLFPPLPINSRLTVDDDVLPDGTRVGKGWFADYSAYAMGRMERVWGEDCREFRPERWLDDDGAFQPSDQNRFPVFHCGPRICLGKEMAYLQMKSVAAAVMNEFDVVAVDGGATAEKMMNPPYTLALLLKMRGGLPVKLIRRRQLHMC from the coding sequence ATGTTGGAGCTCAACAGTAGTATTTCCTCCAATCCCTTGCTCTCCTTGTCCCTTTGTTTCTTCATCCCAGTACTCTTCATTATCATCTTCAGCTTCCTTTCTAATAAGTCTCAATCATCTCCCTCCAAAACCCCATGCCCACAATCATACCCCATCATCGGAAACCTGGTGGGTCTCCTCCGCAACCGCCACCGCCTCCACGACTGGGTCACCGACATGCTCTCCCAAACCCCATCATCCACTTTCCAAGTCCGCAACTTCCTCGACCTCTCCCATGGCGTCTGCACCGCCAACCCCGCCAACGTCGATCACTTCCTCCACTCCAACTTCCAAAACTACATCAAAGGCTCTCGCTTCCACGACGTCCTCTCGGAGCTCCTCGGCGACGGCATCTTCAACGTCGACGCCCCTCTCTGGACTCTCCAGCGCAAGATCGCAAGCCACGAGTTCAAAACCAACTCCCTCAAACACTTCATCTCCGACACCGTCGCTTCCGAGATCTCGACCCGCCTCATTCCTTTCCTCTCCGCCGCCAGCGACGGCGACAACAGAGTCGTCGATCTTCAAGACGTGTTGCAGAGATTTGGCTTCGACAACATATGCCACGTTGCATTTGGCGTGAACCCCGCGTGCTTGGTCTCCGACAACATGCACCAAAACACGCCGAGCTCCGACTTCGCCAAAGCTTTTGATGATGCCGTGGAGATTAGCTCATCAAGGTTTTTGTCGCCGCTTCCTCTGCTATGGAAGTTGAAAAGATTTCTCAACATTGGCTCGGAAAAAAGATACAAGGAAGCCATAGAAGTGATCAGCCGCTACGCCATGGATATCATCCGGTCCAAAGAACAAGATCAAGAAGGTGATCAAGATTTGTTGTCCAGATTCATGTTCTCGAGCTTGAGCATGGAGTTCCAAGAtgaagaacacaagagaaagtTCTTGAGAGACATAGTCATAAGCTTCATACTTGCTGGGAGAGACACAACGTCAACGGCCTTGACATGGTTCTTCTGGTTGATATCCGGGCACCCTCGGTGCGCGAGTTTGATACACGCGGAGTTATCGGCCGTGGCGTTGGCGCCGGCGAAAGAGCCTCGAATTTTCAGCTACGACGAGCTGAAGAAGCTCCATTACCTACATGCAGCTCTATCGGAGACCATGAGGTTGTTCCCACCCTTACCGATCAATTCCAGATTGACGGTGGATGATGATGTTTTACCAGATGGGACTCGCGTGGGGAAGGGGTGGTTTGCCGATTACTCGGCTTATGCGATGGGGAGGATGGAGAGGGTGTGGGGAGAGGATTGTAGGGAGTTTAGGCCGGAGAGGTGGTTGGACGATGATGGGGCTTTTCAGCCGTCGGATCAGAATCGGTTCCCGGTGTTTCATTGTGGGCCCAGGATTTGTTTGGGGAAGGAGATGGCTTATTTGCAGATGAAGTCGGTGGCGGCGGCTGTGATGAATGAGTTTGATGTCGTGGCCGTTGATGGCGGTGCAACTGCAGAGAAGATGATGAACCCGCCTTACACACTAGCGCTACTACTTAAGATGAGGGGCGGATTGCCTGTTAAACTAATAAGGAGGAGACAGCTACACATGTGCTAG
- the LOC132163870 gene encoding cytochrome P450 CYP94D108-like, with amino-acid sequence MLEVNSSISSDPLLSLTLCFFIPVLFIIIFSFLSNKSQSSPSKTPCPQSYPIIGNLVGLLRNRHRLHDWVTDMLSQTPSSTFQVRNFLDLSHGVCTANPANVDHFLHSNFQNYIKGSRFHDVLSELLGDGIFNVDAPLWTLQRKIASHEFKTNSLKHFISDTVASEISTRLIPFLSAASDGDNRVVDLQDVLQRFGFDNICHVAFGVNPACLVSDNMHQNTPSSDFAKAFDDAVEISSSRFLSPLPLLWKLKRFLNIGSEKRYKEAIEVISRYAMDIIRSKEQDQEGDQDLLSRFMFSSLSMEFQDEEHKRKFLRDIVISFILAGRDTTSTALTWFFWLISGHPRCTRLIHAELSAVALAPAKEPRIFSYDELKKLHYLHAALSETMRLFPPLPINSRLTVDDDVLPDGTRVGKGWFADYSAYAMGRMERVWGEDCREFRPERWLDDDGAFQPSDQNRFPVFHCGPRICLGKEMAYLQMKSVAAAVMNEFDVVVVDGGATAEKMMNPPYTLALLLKMRGGLPVKLIRRRQLHMC; translated from the coding sequence ATGTTGGAGGTCAACAGTAGTATTTCCTCCGATCCCTTGCTCTCCTTAACCCTTTGTTTCTTCATCCCAGTACTCTTCATTATCATCTTCAGCTTCCTTTCTAATAAGTCTCAATCATCTCCCTCCAAAACCCCATGCCCACAATCATACCCCATCATCGGAAACCTGGTGGGTCTCCTCCGCAACCGCCACCGCCTCCACGACTGGGTCACCGACATGCTCTCCCAAACCCCATCATCCACTTTCCAAGTCCGCAACTTCCTCGACCTCTCCCATGGCGTCTGCACCGCCAACCCCGCCAACGTCGATCACTTCCTCCACTCCAACTTCCAAAACTACATCAAAGGCTCTCGCTTCCACGACGTCCTCTCGGAGCTCCTCGGCGACGGCATCTTCAACGTCGACGCCCCTCTCTGGACTCTCCAGCGCAAGATCGCAAGCCACGAGTTCAAAACCAACTCCCTCAAACACTTCATCTCCGACACCGTCGCTTCCGAGATCTCGACCCGCCTCATTCCTTTCCTCTCCGCCGCCAGCGACGGCGACAACAGAGTCGTCGATCTTCAAGACGTGTTGCAGAGATTTGGCTTCGACAACATATGCCACGTTGCATTTGGCGTGAACCCCGCGTGCTTGGTCTCCGACAACATGCACCAAAACACGCCGAGCTCCGACTTCGCCAAAGCTTTTGATGATGCCGTGGAGATTAGCTCATCAAGGTTTTTGTCGCCGCTTCCTCTGCTATGGAAGTTGAAAAGATTTCTCAACATTGGCTCGGAAAAAAGATACAAGGAAGCCATAGAAGTGATCAGCCGCTACGCCATGGATATCATCCGGTCCAAAGAACAAGATCAAGAAGGTGATCAAGATTTGTTGTCCAGATTCATGTTCTCGAGCTTGAGCATGGAGTTCCAAGAtgaagaacacaagagaaagtTCTTGAGAGACATAGTCATAAGCTTCATACTTGCTGGGAGAGACACAACGTCAACGGCCTTGACATGGTTCTTCTGGTTGATATCCGGGCACCCTCGGTGCACGCGTTTGATACACGCGGAGTTATCGGCCGTGGCGTTGGCGCCGGCGAAAGAGCCGCGAATTTTCAGCTACGACGAGCTGAAGAAGCTCCATTACCTACATGCAGCTCTATCGGAGACCATGCGGTTGTTCCCACCCTTACCGATCAATTCCAGATTGACGGTGGATGATGATGTTTTACCAGATGGGACTCGCGTGGGGAAGGGGTGGTTTGCCGATTACTCGGCTTATGCGATGGGGAGGATGGAGAGGGTGTGGGGAGAGGATTGTAGGGAGTTTAGGCCGGAGAGGTGGTTGGACGATGATGGGGCTTTTCAGCCGTCGGATCAGAATCGGTTCCCGGTGTTTCATTGTGGGCCCAGGATTTGTTTGGGGAAGGAGATGGCTTATTTGCAGATGAAGTCGGTGGCGGCGGCTGTGATGAATGAGTTTGATGTCGTGGTCGTTGATGGCGGTGCAACTGCAGAGAAGATGATGAACCCGCCTTACACACTAGCGCTACTACTTAAGATGAGGGGCGGATTACCTGTTAAACTAATAAGGAGGAGACAGCTACACATGTGCTAG